The segment TGATAAAAATAGTGGATGAAGTATTCGACAACATACTTTATCCACTATTTTTTTATGTAAGTAGGAATGAAGAAAAATTAGATTTTTACGTATTTAGAGAGTAGAGGATAGAAAGTTCGTAAAAGAAAGGAGGAATGACTTATGATTTCAACAAAAACAAGAAAACAAGGGAATTCCCTTGTGATTACACTTCCTGCAAAGTTAGGCATAAAAGAAGGTGAAGAATTTAATATTATAAAAAAAGAAAATGGCACGGTTGCTTTAATTCCAAAAGTTGAAGATTTTTTTTGAATCTGCTAAAGAAGGCGAATTTTATTTACCAGAATTAGGGGTTGATTATATGCCACATGGAGGAGAACTAGATGAGCTATAAGCCACGTCAACGAGATATCGTTCTTTTTTACTTTGAACCGTCAAAAGGTTATGAAGTTAAGAAGAGACGACCGGCTTTAATTATGAGTAAGGATGCGTACAATTTAGCAACGAATTTAATTATCGTATGCCCAATTACTACAAGTGATAAAAATAGACCATTTCTTGTGCCTATTCAAAGCGATAAGTTCAAGCTAGATGAAGTAAAGAGAAGCAAAGTAAATACGCTTCAAGTATTCTCTCTTGACTATACCGAAAAAGCTAAAAGAAATGTTAAATACATTGATACATTAGAGGAAGAAGCTTTTTTTGATATTGCACAAAGATTTCTTAAAAATTTTTCTTTCCCTATTTAGAGATCGGGTGGTTGAGAATCAATTTATCTTAGGAAGAATCAACTTATTTCATTTGATATGTAGATATATAGGCCATTTTTAGAAACCGCGAGCTACATAGTACGAACAAAAGAATAAAGCAAAAACACAATTGGTTTTGACAAGTGATATCAAAACCAACTGTGTTTTTTTCTATTATATTTTACTATTCTGCTCTTAAAGCAATCGCTGCATCTTTCTTCGCTGCCATACGAGCTGGGATGTGTCCGCCTAACATCGTTAAGATCGTTGATACAACAATCAAAATCAAGGCGTGTACAGGATTTAGTTGAGCAACATTTTCTAAATCAGTCATATTGTACAAGAGACTATTGATTGGGAAAGTCGCTAGCCAAGCAATCAAGACCCCTAATAAACCAGAAGAAATCCCTAAGATACAAGTCTCTGCATCGAATACCCGCGTGATATCTTTCTTACGCGCACCTAATGCTTTCAAGACACCGATTTCCTTCGTCCGTTCGATCACAGAAGTATAAGTGATGATGCTGATCATGATCATACTTGTTACAAGTGAAATACCAGCAAAAGCAATCAGGACATACGTGATGGCATCCATCAATCCACCAGTCAATTCGGTCATTGTTCCAGCTAAATCAGAATAGATGATTTTATCTTCATCTGATTTTCCTTTGTTGAATTCATCTAAATAGTTTAGAATCTCTTCTTTATCGCCAAAATTATTTGGATAGATCATGATGCTTGAAGGTAAGCTGTCTCCACCTAAATAGCTGATCAGCGTTTGTTTTGCTGAGTCATCTACTTTTTCGGTCGTCAATACGTTCATATCGCTGTCTTTTTGCGCTTGAACGATTTCAGAATTTTTGTTTTCATTGACGATTTCTGTTGTCAATTGGTCGCTGTAAGCAATACCCGGAGATAACAGATTCATCGTAGAAGAAGATTTGACCCGTAGAATACCAGAAATCTTAACCTCTCTGGAGGCATCTTCGTACATCGCTTGGTAATCCGTATTAGGAATGAAGTTTCCTGTCGGTAATTTTGTATAGTACGTATCATTGTTCACTAATTTGAAAGTTGTTCCGACGATCTTGTCAAAATCAAGCGTTTCGCCGTCTTTCACATCAAAGCCTAAATTTTTCAACGCATTGATGTTGGTATTGTTATTACCATCCACGATCAATACGACATCATTTGCAGAGGTCGGATAACTACCAGAAAGTAATGAGTAATTTGATTCTAAGAAATTGTCTTTTTGGTCGTCTAGTTGTGTTGGGAAACTAGAAACACCTACGCCAGTCATGGAAGACATCGCACTTGAGAAGGACAGTGATTCAGTATCTGGGTTTTGATTCGAAAAGCTAACAGGCTGTACTTTGCCGTCAACATCTCTTAATAAATTGATACCAGTCGTGCGGGTAAAACCAATATTATTACTTAAATCAGGATCGATACTCGTTACATAATCAACATATTCTTGGTCAATATTATTCGTATGTTGTGCACGGTCTTCATCGCTGATTTTTGCGGTAACAGTTTTTGTATCTGGATATTCGGCTGTGTTGGAACTCAAGCCATCCGATTCAGAAGGAGGACTAGTGGTGACTTTGGAAATCGTAATTGGAAAACGAGCCATCGTTTCTGACTGTGTTTGATCAATTTGTTTTTGGAATCCTGTAGATAGGGCTAATACGATCGCAATCCCAATAATCCCGATACTTGAAGCAAAGGAAGTCAAAAATGTCCGGCCTTTTTTTGTGCGAATATTATTGAAAGATAATTTTAATGCGGTCCAAAAGCTCATCTTTGTCCGACGTAGATTAAATTGATCATCTTTTGGACGTTCGATATGTGGATTAGAATCAGAAACGATTTTTCCATCTGAGAACTCAATGATCCGATCGGCATATTCATGTGCCAACTCAGGGTTATGTGTGACCATGATCACTAGTTTCTCATTGGATAGTTCTTCAATCAACTTCATGATTTGGACACTTGTTTCTGTGTCTAAAGCACCGGTTGGCTCATCACATAAAAGGATGTCAGGGTCATTGGCTAAAGCACGTGCAATTGCGACACGTTGCATTTGTCCACCAGATAATTGATTGGGTTTTTTGTGCATGTGGTCGGTCAATCCAACACGACGCAATGATTCCTCCGCTTTTTTCCGTTTTTCATCTTTAGAGACACCACTTAATGTCATGCCAAGTTCAACATTTTCAATGATTCCTAAATGCCCGATCAAGTTATAACTTTGGAAAACAAAACCGATGGAATTATTACGATAAGCATCCCAATCGCTGTCTTTAAAATCTTTTGTGGACTTCCCGTTGATGACCATATCGCCAGAGTCATAATTATCCAAGCCGCCGATCACGTTCAACATGGTTGTTTTACCAGATCCACTTGGGCCTAAAATGGCTACAAATTCTTTTTTTCTAAAAGCGACGGATACGCCGTCTAATGCTTTTGTCGTTGTTTCACCAACTTTATAATATTTCTTTATCTCTTTTAATTGTAACATTGTCACCCTTCTTTCCGTTTGAAATATTCGTTATACTAATAAGTATAACAGAACAACGAACGTAGTATAATGAATGAATGTTAACTGAATATGAACAATCAGAAAAAAAACTGAAATTTTTCAAATAATTACATGAGGAGAAATGATGAATCGAATATTACTAGTAGAAGATGATGAGCGTTTGCAACAACTTTATCAATCCGTTTTAGAACGCGCTGGTTTTTTGGTTTTCGCAGTCGCAAATGGGACCGAAGCTTTGAAGCAATTAGAGAGTACTCAAGTGGATGTGATCATCACAGATATTATGATGCCTGTGATGGATGGGTATGAACTGTTGGAAACTTTACGAAGCAGTCGCGTAGAAACACCTGTGTTGATCATCACAGCGAAAGCAGATTTTGAAGATAAAAAGAAGGGGTTTCAACTGGGAACGGATGACTATATGACGAAACCAGTAGATGTCAATGAAATGGTGTTGCGGGTAGAGGCCTTGTTACGGCGAGCGAAAATCAATCATAGCCATCAATTGAACATTGGACAAACTAGCTTGAACCAAGAAACATATGAAGTGATCAAGCAGGATCAAGCCATCTTACTTCCACAAAAAGAATTTCAATTATTGTACAAACTACTTTCTTATCCAAATAAGATTTTTACACGACAACAATTAATGGATGATATATGGGGGTTGGATACCAATACGGAAGAACGGACGATTGATGTGCATATCAAACGATTACGCACGCGTTTTATTGAAAATGATGATTTTCAGATCATAACAGTTCGTGGCTTAGGCTATAAGGCGGTGATTTGATGCGTAAAAAAATCTTTTCACAATTATGGATTTATTTTGCTTGCATTGTGTTTATTTCCATTTTAGTTACTTTGTTGTGTTTCTTAGGTTTTATTTTCTTGCTGTCACACAAAACAGTCCCTGCTTCAGAGCAACAAGCGACATGGTTTCCTTTAGTCGTTTTTGCAGGATTTAGTATGATGGTGGGCACAGGGATCTCGATCTTTGTCGGTCGGCGGATCTTGCTGCCGATCAGTGATTTACGAACCAATATGAGCAAAGTAGCAACTGGCGATTTTTCGATTCGGATGGATGAGCAACAAAAAGTCGAAGAGGTGCAGCAACTATATAAAGATTTCAACGTGATGGTCCAAGAATTGAGTAGTATCGAAACGTTACGAAATGACTTTGTTTCCAATGTTTCTCATGAATTTAAGACGCCTCTTGCCACGATCCAAGGATACGTCCAGTTATTGCAGGCGCCTAACATTTCAGAAGAAG is part of the Enterococcus mundtii genome and harbors:
- a CDS encoding type II toxin-antitoxin system PemK/MazF family toxin, translating into MSYKPRQRDIVLFYFEPSKGYEVKKRRPALIMSKDAYNLATNLIIVCPITTSDKNRPFLVPIQSDKFKLDEVKRSKVNTLQVFSLDYTEKAKRNVKYIDTLEEEAFFDIAQRFLKNFSFPI
- a CDS encoding ABC transporter ATP-binding protein/permease, with translation MLQLKEIKKYYKVGETTTKALDGVSVAFRKKEFVAILGPSGSGKTTMLNVIGGLDNYDSGDMVINGKSTKDFKDSDWDAYRNNSIGFVFQSYNLIGHLGIIENVELGMTLSGVSKDEKRKKAEESLRRVGLTDHMHKKPNQLSGGQMQRVAIARALANDPDILLCDEPTGALDTETSVQIMKLIEELSNEKLVIMVTHNPELAHEYADRIIEFSDGKIVSDSNPHIERPKDDQFNLRRTKMSFWTALKLSFNNIRTKKGRTFLTSFASSIGIIGIAIVLALSTGFQKQIDQTQSETMARFPITISKVTTSPPSESDGLSSNTAEYPDTKTVTAKISDEDRAQHTNNIDQEYVDYVTSIDPDLSNNIGFTRTTGINLLRDVDGKVQPVSFSNQNPDTESLSFSSAMSSMTGVGVSSFPTQLDDQKDNFLESNYSLLSGSYPTSANDVVLIVDGNNNTNINALKNLGFDVKDGETLDFDKIVGTTFKLVNNDTYYTKLPTGNFIPNTDYQAMYEDASREVKISGILRVKSSSTMNLLSPGIAYSDQLTTEIVNENKNSEIVQAQKDSDMNVLTTEKVDDSAKQTLISYLGGDSLPSSIMIYPNNFGDKEEILNYLDEFNKGKSDEDKIIYSDLAGTMTELTGGLMDAITYVLIAFAGISLVTSMIMISIITYTSVIERTKEIGVLKALGARKKDITRVFDAETCILGISSGLLGVLIAWLATFPINSLLYNMTDLENVAQLNPVHALILIVVSTILTMLGGHIPARMAAKKDAAIALRAE
- a CDS encoding response regulator transcription factor, coding for MNRILLVEDDERLQQLYQSVLERAGFLVFAVANGTEALKQLESTQVDVIITDIMMPVMDGYELLETLRSSRVETPVLIITAKADFEDKKKGFQLGTDDYMTKPVDVNEMVLRVEALLRRAKINHSHQLNIGQTSLNQETYEVIKQDQAILLPQKEFQLLYKLLSYPNKIFTRQQLMDDIWGLDTNTEERTIDVHIKRLRTRFIENDDFQIITVRGLGYKAVI